CAATAAAAATTAAGGGAGCGTTTCTCGCGCGACGCCATGATGTTGGGGATTTCCACCAGGTAAGTGGCATTATCCACATTCAGTTTGAACGGCAGAATTCCCTTCTCATTTAATATTTCCAGCGCCTCGGGAATGGAAATGTTATCCATAAAGCCATAGTTCAGGGTTAATTCATAAATGGTTTCATCGAGTTTATTGACTTCAAAACGATGTTTAACGTAAATGTGCGGGCGATTACGCACGATGTAATTGACTATCAGAATGTTTTGAGGAACGGAAAGACTCAGTTTTAAGAAATGCAGGAAACTACCCCCGCTTCGATCGTAGGTATCGGTAATAAAAATGGCCGTTAGCCCGGGAAGCTTGTTTAAGGTTTTGTAATGCAATTGCTTCACTATTTTGGAGATGTCTTCTTTTGCCATGTAGTAATTATTTTTTAAATACTGCAGACCGTTATTCCAGGTAAACATGACGGTGGCGACAAGCAAGGCAAACCCAATCGGCACCCACCCGCCGGTAATGAATTTGTGCGAATTGGATGCCAGAAACAGCAAATCAACCGACACAAATAACGAAAACACCAAAAGTGTCCTGACAAGCGACCAATGCCAGACCTTGATGGACGCATAGGCCACCATCAGGGTAACCATCAGCATGGTCAGGTTAACGGCAATGCCGTAAGCATGAGCAAGATTGGCTGAACTCTGGAAAATAATAATCAGCAACAAGGTGCCAATCATCAGGAAAAAATTAACCTGAGGAATGTAAATCTGCCCCGCGTGCTCTTTGGAGGTTTGAATGATCTGCAGTTTAGGATAAAGCCCAAGCAACACCGCTTGCCGCGTCAATGAAAAGGTCGCGGTAATCAACGCCTGGGAAGCAATGATGGTGGCAATGGTTGAAATGATGAGCAGAGGGATAAAAAAGCCGTCGGGCGCAAGATTGTAAAACGGGTTGTCAATGTCTTCAGGGTGGGCGAGGAGATTGGCGCATTGGCCAAAATAATTCAATAACAGACAGGGCAAGGCAATCATAAACCAACTGGCACGGATAGGATTTTTACCAAAATGGCCAATGTCAGCATACATGGCTTCCCCACCGGTCACCACCAGAAAAACGCCCCCCAGCAAAAAAAAGCCTTTCATGCCGTTTTCTCGAAAAAACTCAAACGCATAATAAGGGTTAACCGCTTTCAGTACCTCGGGATTATCAATAATTTTATTCATCCCCAGGATAGCGATGGTCACAAACCAAATCAACAACAGGGGTCCAAAGGCAAAACCTATTTTGGCCGTTCCTTTGTATTGCAGGGAAAATAAAGCGATTAGAATGACGCAGGAAAAAGGAACCACCCATTTTTCCAGTTGCGGCGACACGGTTTTTAAACCTTCAATGGAACTGGTGACTGAAATAGCCGGCGTCAGCATCCCGTCACCGATTAATAATCCAGCCCCAAAAATAGCCACAAGATAAAACAGGTGCTCGTGACGGGCACGTTTGCGTTTCAACAGGGCCAGTAAGGCTAAAATACCGCCCTCGCCATCGTTGTCGGCCCGCAGAACCACCGCCAGGTATTTGAGGGAAATTACAATAATCAGCGACCAGAACACCAGGGATAAAACCCCCATGACGTCCAGCTGATTGATGGGGAGTCCCCACAGGGTTTCACGAATGGCATACAAAGGGCTGGTTCCAATATCCCCAAATACCACCCCCAATGCAGCCAGGGATAATTTGAATGAAAATTTTTTCTCTGCCATGCGTAAGACATCCATTGAGACGGTCTTTCACTATACCCAATGCTGATGGCCTTTCGTAGTCTGTTAAGCAGGTTTTTTTATCTAATGCTTTAATTTACAATGGATTATTTCATCCATAACCTTGGCAACCCGGCCCTGTCAGCAGAAAATGAGGGCATTGATTGCGAAATAGGCAGGGATGCTTAATAATGAGGGATAGATCTGTAACAGGAGTAGGAATGTCACCCAAACACGCCGCCCGATACCTGGCTATATCAAGCCTGCTGCTGCCTTTGTCTCTGAGCGGCTGCTACAAACCACCCTACAATAACTTCAAACCCTATAACACCATGCCCAAATACACGGCCAAGGGGGCAACCTACGGTCTTATCGCCGGTACCGTGGCCAGTGCCGCCAGTTCAGCAGCCATTCCAGGGGGCATTGTGGTCGGCGGCATTGCGGGAGCGGCCACCAGCCTTTATAAGGAAACCAAACAAGCCATCGTGAACGATCTGAACGGACAGGACATTCAATTTGTTGAGTACGGCGATACCATGACGTTAATTGTGCCGACCGACCGTTATTATGTCTTTGATACGCCAGAATTGAATGATATCTGTTATCCGGCCCTGGTCAATATTGTGCGATTGCTTCGTTTATATCCAAATAGTACTATCTATGTTGCCGGGTTTACCGATAATATCGGTTCAAGACGGCATAAACAAAAGCTGTCGCAAGCCCGCGCCGAAGCCATGCTGACTTTTTTATGGGCCAATGGCATTCAAGCCCAGCGCCTGACGGCGGAAGGGTATGGCGACAAGCATGACGTTTCAGACAATAAAATCATTCATGGCAGCGCTCAAAATCGCCGTGTGGAAATACAATGGTTTAATGCGCCCATTGCACGCCCCGCGCCTATGCCGGCCGTGGCCATGACAAAATAGTGCTCCTACCGGAGCACCCGAAACCCAAAGCCTCATGGATGCGAAGCTTGTAAGTGTTAAGGACAGGATTCTTCATTGGAGGTTATTATGAAATCCAGATTCATTGGCGGCATTCTTCTCGTTGTAGGCACATCCATTGGCGGTGGCATGTTGGCGCTGCCGGTCGCTAATGCCGCGACTGGTTTCTGGCAATCAACCTTCTTTCTTTTTTTATGTTGGGCGGTCATGACCTTGGGCGCTCTGTTTATCCTTGAAGCCAATCTCTATTTGCCCCGCGGCAAACACATGGTTTCCATGGCGGAAGCCACGTTAGGCAAGGCAGGGTTATTGGCTGCCTGGCTGAGCTACCTTTTTCTCCTGTATACCCTTTTATCCGCCTACATCTCAGGCGGGGCGGACATTTTTGCCAGCCTGTTTTCCCGTATAGGACTGCACCTCAATGAATGGCAGGCCAGTTTATTGTTTACCTTAGCCTTCGGCGCGGTGGTTTATGCCGGGATCCGCAGCGTCGATTTGCTCAACCGTGGGCTGATGTTCGGTAAACTCGGGGTGTATTTGATTCTGGTGGTCCTGATCGCGCCCCACATTCAATTAAATTACCTCGATGGCGGCAATTACCGCTACATTGCCGGCAGCATCATGCTGTTAATCACTTCTTTTGGTTTCGCCATCATCGTTCCCAATCTTCGCGAATACTTTAATGATGACATCAAAACTTTGAGGCGGGTTATTTTAATTGGCTCCTTCATTCCCCTGCTTTGCTACCTGGCGTGGGATGCAGTGATCATTGGCACCCTGCCATCAACCGGCGATTCCGGGTTGGCCGCGTTAATGCACAGTGATCGCACCAACAGCGAATTAGCGGCCATGCTCGCAAAAACGGTGCACAGCACCCTCATTACCTCCTTGTTTAATTTCTTCACTTCCATTTGCATGCTCACGGCTTTTCTGGGTGTTTCGCTCTGCTTGATTAGCTTTCTGGCTGACGGTCTTAAAGTGGAACAAAAGGGCAAGGAAGGCTTGGGTTTGTTTCTGTTAACCTTCCTCCCCCCCCTGCTTCTGGTGCTTTATTATCCTGGAGCCTACATTTCCGCACTGAGTTATGCCGGTATTTTTTGTGTGATTTTATTGTTGCTTTTACCCGCATTGATGGTCATGCTGGGGCGGAAAAAGTTTAAAAGTGAATACCAGGTCCCAGGCGGGAGGTTGACCCCTGTTTTTGTGATTTTTTGTTCATTTTTATTATTAATTCATGCAGTATTGCAAATGCTGCATGTGCTATAGACCGCTTCGCTTGCGCGGTCTATTGACTATGGGGAATATATTCTTTAATATATTGTATTAAATTTATACATAATGGACTTTAAATTGGCAAATTCTAAATTCATCGGCGGCATTCTTCTTATTGTGGGTACTTCCATTGGTGGAGGAATGCTGGCCTTACCCGTTTCGACTGCGGAAGTTGGTTTTACCAATTCCATTTTTTTCCTGATTTTATGCTGGCTTATCATGACCGTCGGCGCGTTGTTGATCCTTGAAGTGAATCTGCGTTTACCGGCGGGCAGTAACATGGTTTCCATGGCGAAATCCACCCTGGGTTTACCCGGTCAGATTATCGCCTGGGTTACTTACCTTTTCCTGCTTTACACCCTCTTAGCTGCTTATATTTCAGGTGGGAGCGATGTCCTTGGAGGTATTTTAGGGCGTGCTCATTTAACGATGCCGAACTGGATTACGGCCTTGGTATTTACCAGCTTATTCAGTCTCGTGGTTTATGCAGGAATTCGGGCCGTCGATTATGTCAACCGTGGTTTAATGTTCGGTAAACTCGGCATTTACCTGTTGCTGGTTGTGATTATCAGTCCCCATGT
This region of Legionella taurinensis genomic DNA includes:
- a CDS encoding potassium transporter Kup, with the translated sequence MAEKKFSFKLSLAALGVVFGDIGTSPLYAIRETLWGLPINQLDVMGVLSLVFWSLIIVISLKYLAVVLRADNDGEGGILALLALLKRKRARHEHLFYLVAIFGAGLLIGDGMLTPAISVTSSIEGLKTVSPQLEKWVVPFSCVILIALFSLQYKGTAKIGFAFGPLLLIWFVTIAILGMNKIIDNPEVLKAVNPYYAFEFFRENGMKGFFLLGGVFLVVTGGEAMYADIGHFGKNPIRASWFMIALPCLLLNYFGQCANLLAHPEDIDNPFYNLAPDGFFIPLLIISTIATIIASQALITATFSLTRQAVLLGLYPKLQIIQTSKEHAGQIYIPQVNFFLMIGTLLLIIIFQSSANLAHAYGIAVNLTMLMVTLMVAYASIKVWHWSLVRTLLVFSLFVSVDLLFLASNSHKFITGGWVPIGFALLVATVMFTWNNGLQYLKNNYYMAKEDISKIVKQLHYKTLNKLPGLTAIFITDTYDRSGGSFLHFLKLSLSVPQNILIVNYIVRNRPHIYVKHRFEVNKLDETIYELTLNYGFMDNISIPEALEILNEKGILPFKLNVDNATYLVEIPNIMASREKRSLNFYWQEKLFAFLMRNYSVNLNIEFYKLPYNRTMAIGTYFQI
- the cmpA gene encoding C-OmpA-like family protein CmpA — translated: MSPKHAARYLAISSLLLPLSLSGCYKPPYNNFKPYNTMPKYTAKGATYGLIAGTVASAASSAAIPGGIVVGGIAGAATSLYKETKQAIVNDLNGQDIQFVEYGDTMTLIVPTDRYYVFDTPELNDICYPALVNIVRLLRLYPNSTIYVAGFTDNIGSRRHKQKLSQARAEAMLTFLWANGIQAQRLTAEGYGDKHDVSDNKIIHGSAQNRRVEIQWFNAPIARPAPMPAVAMTK
- a CDS encoding amino acid permease, coding for MKSRFIGGILLVVGTSIGGGMLALPVANAATGFWQSTFFLFLCWAVMTLGALFILEANLYLPRGKHMVSMAEATLGKAGLLAAWLSYLFLLYTLLSAYISGGADIFASLFSRIGLHLNEWQASLLFTLAFGAVVYAGIRSVDLLNRGLMFGKLGVYLILVVLIAPHIQLNYLDGGNYRYIAGSIMLLITSFGFAIIVPNLREYFNDDIKTLRRVILIGSFIPLLCYLAWDAVIIGTLPSTGDSGLAALMHSDRTNSELAAMLAKTVHSTLITSLFNFFTSICMLTAFLGVSLCLISFLADGLKVEQKGKEGLGLFLLTFLPPLLLVLYYPGAYISALSYAGIFCVILLLLLPALMVMLGRKKFKSEYQVPGGRLTPVFVIFCSFLLLIHAVLQMLHVL